In Vicingaceae bacterium, the following proteins share a genomic window:
- a CDS encoding short chain dehydrogenase: MKKVKPVALITGGSSGIGKALCKEFGKNGFYIFYCGRNQSELEKASNELKLLGIEHDFIRADVSSEQDCKTLIEFVINKTGRIDLLINNAGISMRGLVEETSVDVFKMVMDINFWGTVYCTKLALPYILQSNGTVIGISSIAGFIGLPARSAYSASKFAMHGFLQSLRIENPQLHVMIACPGFTSSNIRKKALNAQGEMQGESPLEEDKIMSAEEVANRIYKAYKKRIKWVIMTKEGIMAVWLSKFFPSLTEKLVRKKFEKEKNSPLRR; encoded by the coding sequence ATGAAAAAAGTAAAACCGGTAGCCCTCATCACAGGTGGAAGTTCCGGAATAGGAAAAGCTCTTTGCAAGGAGTTTGGAAAAAATGGCTTTTATATTTTCTATTGCGGAAGAAATCAATCTGAACTTGAAAAGGCATCAAACGAATTGAAATTGTTGGGAATAGAGCATGATTTTATAAGAGCCGACGTTTCGTCCGAACAAGATTGCAAAACTTTAATTGAATTTGTGATAAATAAAACCGGAAGAATAGATTTGTTGATCAACAACGCAGGGATATCCATGCGTGGGTTGGTCGAAGAAACGTCTGTGGATGTTTTCAAAATGGTGATGGATATAAACTTTTGGGGAACAGTTTATTGCACCAAATTAGCCTTACCATATATTTTACAATCAAACGGTACGGTTATAGGTATCTCCTCAATAGCAGGATTTATCGGATTGCCTGCCAGATCGGCCTACTCGGCCTCTAAATTTGCCATGCATGGTTTTTTGCAATCGCTAAGGATAGAAAATCCTCAATTGCACGTCATGATTGCCTGCCCCGGTTTTACCTCTTCCAACATTCGAAAGAAAGCACTGAATGCCCAAGGTGAAATGCAGGGGGAAAGTCCATTAGAAGAAGACAAAATCATGAGTGCAGAAGAAGTGGCCAATAGAATTTACAAAGCATATAAGAAAAGAATAAAATGGGTAATCATGACAAAAGAGGGAATTATGGCTGTTTGGCTAAGTAAATTTTTCCCTTCATTGACCGAAAAATTGGTAAGAAAAAAATTCGAAAAAGAAAAGAACTCTCCTTTGCGTCGATAA
- the aroK gene encoding shikimate kinase produces the protein MTSINNVKQKKLIFLIGMPASGKSTIGKLLASKIKANFIDTDSIIEKKEKLTIAEIFSLKGEHYFRQLEFDVLHQIIKDCKTTTVVSTGGGMPSIPGVAGLLKKSGLVIWCKTELHILYERIKKSKKRPLFLQDKSDDSIYQKLLELYEKRKSHYQDACHFIIDSSNKTTGLSKIIQILKNSGFQF, from the coding sequence ATGACCTCTATAAACAATGTAAAACAAAAAAAATTAATTTTTTTGATAGGAATGCCCGCAAGTGGCAAAAGCACCATTGGAAAACTCCTGGCAAGCAAAATAAAAGCCAATTTTATTGATACTGACTCAATTATAGAAAAAAAAGAAAAACTTACCATTGCCGAAATATTTTCATTGAAAGGAGAGCACTACTTTCGGCAACTTGAGTTTGATGTTTTACATCAAATAATTAAGGACTGTAAAACTACCACTGTGGTTTCAACAGGAGGAGGAATGCCTTCGATTCCCGGAGTTGCCGGATTGTTAAAAAAAAGTGGATTGGTTATTTGGTGCAAAACAGAGTTGCACATATTATATGAAAGGATAAAAAAAAGCAAAAAAAGACCACTGTTTTTACAAGACAAATCAGATGATTCAATTTATCAAAAACTTTTAGAATTGTACGAAAAAAGAAAAAGCCATTATCAAGATGCTTGTCACTTCATTATTGATTCGTCGAATAAAACCACTGGTTTATCGAAAATTATTCAAATACTTAAAAATTCAGGATTTCAATTTTAA